A section of the Anabaena cylindrica PCC 7122 genome encodes:
- the bioU gene encoding (S)-8-amino-7-oxononanoate synthase BioU, producing MNTQPIRVGVLGFGGLGQAAAKLLSSKQEMILVAAADQKGYAYYTEGLNTDACITTYRKQGTVGYLEPVGTLSNNSIQDLIQATGDAVDGYFLALPNLPNDFIPNVAKQFIQTGWKGVLVDAIKRTSAVEQLLGMKDELQAAGITYMTGCGATPGLLTAAAALAAQSYAEIHNVVITFGVGIANWEAYRATVREDIGHMPGYSVETARAMTDAEVEALLDKTNGVLTLENMEHADDVMLEIAGICSRDRVTVGGVVDTRNPKKPLSTNVKITGRTFEGKISTHTFTLGDETSMAANVCGPAFGYLKAGQELHQRGISGLFTAAEIMPKFVK from the coding sequence ATGAACACACAACCTATCCGCGTCGGAGTCTTAGGTTTTGGCGGACTCGGCCAAGCAGCCGCAAAACTCCTTTCCAGCAAACAGGAAATGATCTTAGTTGCAGCCGCAGACCAAAAAGGCTATGCTTACTACACCGAAGGCTTAAACACCGATGCTTGCATCACCACCTACCGAAAACAGGGTACAGTGGGTTATTTAGAACCAGTTGGGACATTAAGCAATAACAGTATTCAAGATTTAATTCAAGCCACAGGTGACGCTGTAGATGGTTATTTCCTGGCTTTACCTAATCTTCCTAACGACTTTATCCCCAACGTTGCTAAACAATTCATTCAAACCGGTTGGAAAGGTGTGCTAGTGGATGCTATTAAACGCACCAGTGCAGTAGAACAACTTTTAGGAATGAAAGATGAACTGCAAGCAGCAGGAATTACTTACATGACAGGCTGTGGTGCTACCCCTGGACTATTAACCGCTGCTGCTGCTTTAGCCGCCCAAAGTTACGCCGAAATTCACAATGTAGTAATTACCTTTGGTGTGGGAATTGCTAACTGGGAAGCTTACCGCGCCACGGTTCGGGAAGATATAGGCCATATGCCTGGTTATAGTGTAGAAACAGCTAGGGCTATGACTGACGCAGAGGTAGAAGCATTACTAGATAAAACCAACGGCGTATTAACCTTGGAAAATATGGAACACGCTGATGATGTGATGTTAGAAATAGCGGGAATTTGTTCACGGGATAGAGTCACTGTTGGTGGTGTAGTGGATACCCGCAACCCCAAAAAGCCCTTGAGTACCAATGTGAAAATTACCGGACGCACTTTTGAGGGGAAAATTTCTACTCACACCTTTACTTTAGGCGATGAAACCAGTATGGCTGCTAATGTGTGCGGTCCTGCTTTTGGTTATCTCAAAGCTGGTCAAGAATTACATCAACGAGGCATTTCTGGCTTATTCACCGCTGCGGAAATTATGCCTAAGTTTGTAAAATAG
- a CDS encoding type II secretion system F family protein produces MPTYLARIRDSEGKSRTEKFVADSLTDARTDLRNKGFVVQELKESQSLASILDFKKFQNSLVKVSVKDKAVFSRQFAALVNAGVAIVRGLGVLSEQCSNPKLKQALIEICADVQTGVNLSDSMRKHPDCFDGLYVSMVQAGEIGGVLDEVLNRLAKLLEDVARLQNQIKSALSYPVVVGFLATAIFVGMTVFLIPIFANIFDDIGVELPPLTQFLMTCSKILRSWWSLAIIGAFMALSFVYKQYYKTRIGKENIDRLSLKVPLFGDLIQKSAVARFSRTFGSLTRSGVPILTCLEIVRDTSGNQVVANAIDAARLDVQQGGMISTALQKDAVFPAMAIQMMSIGEETGELDAMLMKVADFYEDEVEQAVKALTSVLEPLMIVVLGGMVGTILLAMYLPMFKVFETLG; encoded by the coding sequence ATGCCAACTTATCTCGCTCGTATTCGTGACTCTGAAGGAAAATCTCGCACAGAGAAATTTGTTGCTGATTCCTTAACAGATGCTCGGACTGATCTCAGGAATAAAGGTTTTGTTGTTCAAGAGTTAAAAGAATCTCAAAGCTTGGCTTCAATCCTTGATTTTAAAAAATTTCAGAATTCTTTAGTGAAAGTTTCTGTTAAAGATAAAGCTGTTTTTTCCCGTCAATTTGCTGCTTTAGTAAATGCAGGTGTAGCTATTGTCAGAGGATTAGGGGTACTTTCTGAACAGTGTAGTAATCCTAAACTTAAACAAGCTCTGATTGAGATTTGCGCCGATGTTCAAACTGGAGTTAATCTTTCAGATTCCATGCGTAAACATCCTGACTGTTTTGATGGTTTGTATGTCAGTATGGTTCAAGCAGGAGAAATAGGCGGTGTACTTGATGAAGTATTAAATCGCCTAGCCAAATTATTAGAAGATGTAGCTCGATTACAAAACCAAATTAAATCAGCACTATCTTATCCTGTAGTAGTAGGTTTTTTAGCTACTGCTATCTTTGTGGGTATGACTGTTTTTCTGATTCCCATTTTTGCCAACATTTTTGACGATATAGGAGTAGAATTACCTCCTTTAACACAATTTTTGATGACCTGTAGTAAAATACTCCGAAGTTGGTGGTCTTTAGCGATCATCGGTGCTTTTATGGCATTATCGTTTGTTTATAAACAGTATTACAAAACCCGTATTGGCAAGGAAAATATTGACCGTCTTTCTTTAAAAGTACCTTTGTTTGGTGACTTGATTCAAAAATCGGCAGTAGCTCGTTTTAGTCGGACTTTTGGTTCTCTAACTCGTTCAGGAGTACCAATTCTAACTTGCTTGGAAATCGTGCGGGATACATCAGGAAATCAAGTGGTTGCTAATGCCATAGATGCAGCCCGTTTAGATGTTCAACAAGGAGGTATGATTAGTACTGCTTTGCAAAAAGATGCAGTTTTTCCCGCTATGGCAATTCAGATGATGAGTATCGGAGAAGAAACTGGGGAATTAGATGCTATGTTGATGAAAGTTGCCGATTTCTATGAAGATGAAGTAGAACAAGCAGTTAAAGCACTAACCAGCGTTTTGGAACCTCTAATGATTGTAGTTCTTGGGGGTATGGTTGGTACAATTTTGTTGGCAATGTATCTGCCTATGTTTAAGGTATTTGAAACCCTGGGCTAA
- a CDS encoding type IV pilus twitching motility protein PilT, whose protein sequence is MEMMIEDLMEQLIDMGGSDLHLSAGLPPYFRVSGHLTPIGDHILTADECQRLIFSMLNNTQRKTLEQTWELDCSYGVKGLARFRVNVYKERGAYAACLRALSSKIPNFEKLGLPDVVREMSEKPRGLILVTGPTGSGKTTTLAAMIDLINRTRAEHILTVEDPVEFVYEPVKSLVHQRQLGEDTKSFANALKAALREDPDIILVGEMRDLETISLAISAAETGHLVFGTLHTSSAAQTVDRMIDVFPHERQTQVRVQLSNSLVAVFSQTLVPKKNPKPGEYGRIMAQEIMIITPAISNLIREGKTAQIYSAIQTGGKLGMQTLEKVLADLYKSGAISFEAAMSKTSKPDEVQRLIGTTAPAGAGAKPGTAARTR, encoded by the coding sequence ATGGAAATGATGATTGAAGACTTGATGGAGCAGCTAATTGATATGGGTGGCTCGGATCTGCACTTATCAGCAGGTTTGCCTCCCTACTTCCGCGTCAGTGGTCATTTGACTCCCATTGGAGATCACATACTAACCGCAGATGAATGTCAAAGATTGATTTTTAGTATGCTCAACAATACCCAGCGAAAAACCTTAGAACAAACCTGGGAATTGGATTGTTCCTATGGTGTCAAAGGATTAGCTCGCTTCCGGGTGAATGTCTACAAAGAACGTGGTGCTTATGCAGCTTGTTTGCGAGCATTAAGTTCTAAAATTCCTAACTTTGAAAAATTAGGTCTACCAGATGTTGTCCGGGAAATGTCTGAAAAGCCCAGAGGATTAATTCTCGTCACCGGGCCGACAGGTTCCGGTAAAACTACTACTCTAGCCGCAATGATTGATCTCATTAATCGCACTAGAGCAGAACATATATTAACAGTAGAAGACCCCGTAGAATTTGTTTACGAACCAGTAAAAAGCTTAGTTCACCAACGCCAACTAGGTGAAGATACTAAAAGCTTTGCTAATGCCTTAAAAGCCGCCCTCCGGGAAGATCCAGATATTATTCTGGTAGGAGAAATGCGTGATTTGGAAACAATTTCTTTGGCTATTTCCGCAGCGGAAACCGGACACTTAGTATTTGGAACGCTGCACACCAGTTCAGCCGCACAAACCGTTGACCGGATGATTGACGTTTTCCCTCATGAAAGACAAACCCAAGTGCGGGTACAGTTATCCAACTCTTTAGTAGCAGTTTTTAGCCAAACTTTAGTACCCAAGAAAAATCCTAAGCCAGGTGAATATGGTCGAATCATGGCTCAAGAAATTATGATTATTACTCCTGCTATTTCCAACCTAATTCGTGAAGGTAAAACTGCACAAATTTATTCAGCTATCCAAACTGGCGGTAAATTGGGAATGCAAACTCTAGAAAAAGTCTTAGCTGATTTATACAAATCTGGAGCTATCTCCTTTGAAGCAGCTATGTCTAAAACTTCTAAACCCGATGAAGTTCAACGTCTAATTGGTACAACAGCACCTGCTGGTGCTGGTGCAAAACCTGGTACTGCTGCTAGAACTCGTTAA
- a CDS encoding GspE/PulE family protein: MTYSSPQRRSTALTTRTEFSPFGNKLVQSGYINSEQMKQALIESRKSGKMLTDVLESITGQQLSPEFLREYKKQHLFELKILYGVEFLDPEVNQIGDLMVSQLIETLIPVDICRRHRLVPLSRHDEKTPPYVLVAMVDPDNLEASDDLNRILRNQNLSLQRMVITQEDYQQLINQYLDEFAVKQKQLEQEKFTDVGQDLVDIENLNDEEVAEDKDADINASIKDAEDAPIIKLVNRILFKALHEGVSDIHIEPQEENLRIRFRKDGVLREAFPAMPKKIILAVTARFKIIANLDIAERRLPQDGRIRRLFEGRKVDFRVNTLPSRYGEKVVLRILDNSSTQLGLDKLITDPETLHIVQDMVSRPFGLILVTGPTGSGKTTSLYSALAEKNDPGINISTVEDPIEYSLPGITQVQVIREKGLDFSTALRAFLRQDPDVLLVGETRDKETAKTAIEAALTGHLVLTTLHTNDAPGAIARLGEMEIEPFMVSSSLIGVLAQRLVRRVCSECRIPYTPTTEELARYGLSASTDVGITFYKANSLLPEAIAEAQSKNQLCQKCNGVGYKGRVGVYEVMRITETLQTLINEDAPTERIKEVAVEEGMKTLLAYSLDLVRQGATTLEEVDRVTFTDTGLEAELKAKRKSGLTCKTCDATLQQEWLDCPYCMTPRFQD; encoded by the coding sequence ATGACTTACTCGTCACCACAACGGCGTAGCACCGCTCTAACTACAAGAACAGAGTTTTCGCCCTTCGGCAACAAGCTAGTACAATCTGGCTATATCAACAGTGAACAGATGAAGCAGGCGCTGATTGAAAGCCGCAAGTCTGGCAAAATGTTGACAGATGTACTAGAGTCAATCACTGGGCAACAACTATCACCTGAATTTCTCAGGGAATACAAAAAACAACATTTATTTGAACTCAAAATACTATACGGTGTTGAATTCCTAGATCCTGAAGTTAATCAAATTGGCGACCTGATGGTGAGTCAATTGATTGAAACCTTGATTCCAGTGGATATCTGTCGTCGTCATCGTCTAGTACCTCTGTCGAGACACGATGAAAAAACCCCGCCTTATGTGTTAGTGGCAATGGTCGATCCGGATAATCTAGAGGCATCTGATGACCTCAACCGGATTTTGCGTAACCAAAATTTGTCCTTACAGAGGATGGTAATTACTCAGGAAGATTACCAACAACTGATTAACCAATACTTAGATGAGTTTGCTGTTAAACAAAAGCAACTCGAACAAGAAAAGTTTACAGATGTTGGTCAAGATTTAGTAGATATCGAAAATCTGAATGATGAAGAAGTCGCTGAGGATAAGGATGCGGACATAAACGCATCAATTAAGGATGCTGAAGATGCACCTATTATCAAACTTGTCAACAGAATCCTGTTCAAAGCTTTGCATGAAGGTGTTTCGGATATTCACATCGAACCACAAGAGGAAAACTTAAGAATTCGCTTCCGTAAAGATGGGGTGCTGCGTGAAGCTTTTCCCGCTATGCCCAAAAAAATTATTTTGGCGGTGACAGCCCGATTTAAAATCATTGCTAATTTAGATATCGCTGAGAGACGCTTACCCCAAGATGGACGCATTCGCAGATTGTTTGAAGGCAGGAAAGTAGACTTCCGCGTCAATACGTTACCCAGTCGTTATGGGGAAAAGGTGGTACTACGGATTTTGGATAACTCATCAACTCAACTGGGATTGGATAAGTTAATTACCGATCCAGAGACTTTGCATATTGTCCAGGATATGGTCAGTAGGCCTTTCGGGTTGATTTTGGTGACAGGTCCGACTGGTTCTGGTAAAACGACTTCGTTGTATTCGGCATTGGCAGAAAAGAATGATCCGGGGATTAATATCAGTACTGTAGAAGACCCGATTGAGTACAGTTTGCCAGGGATTACGCAAGTACAGGTAATACGAGAAAAAGGACTAGATTTTTCAACAGCTTTAAGAGCCTTCTTACGACAAGATCCTGATGTGTTATTGGTGGGTGAAACACGGGATAAAGAAACGGCGAAAACAGCGATTGAAGCGGCTTTGACAGGTCACTTGGTTTTAACTACCTTACACACAAATGATGCTCCTGGTGCGATCGCTCGTTTGGGAGAAATGGAAATCGAACCATTCATGGTTTCCAGTTCCCTAATTGGTGTGTTAGCACAACGTCTAGTCCGTCGCGTCTGTTCAGAGTGTCGGATTCCCTATACTCCCACTACCGAAGAACTCGCTCGTTATGGGTTATCAGCTTCTACAGATGTGGGCATAACCTTTTATAAAGCTAACTCACTACTTCCAGAAGCGATCGCAGAAGCTCAAAGCAAAAATCAGCTTTGCCAAAAATGTAATGGTGTTGGCTACAAGGGACGTGTTGGTGTTTATGAAGTCATGCGGATCACCGAAACCCTCCAAACTCTCATCAACGAAGATGCACCCACAGAACGCATTAAAGAAGTAGCAGTAGAAGAAGGTATGAAAACCTTACTCGCCTACAGTCTCGATTTAGTACGTCAAGGTGCCACCACTCTAGAAGAAGTTGATCGAGTGACATTCACTGATACAGGTTTGGAAGCTGAATTGAAAGCAAAACGCAAGAGCGGTCTCACCTGTAAAACTTGTGATGCCACACTACAACAAGAATGGCTAGATTGTCCTTACTGTATGACACCTCGTTTTCAAGATTAA
- the grpE gene encoding nucleotide exchange factor GrpE: MIEENKQVNNTNQQLGQPIEVKQAMKSDSPTENNHNESGSDVTEQMATQNNIPGEPTLAEENNVAAAEKIEVDTPALAELAQQLESMKTQLEDRSNQYMRIAADFENYRKRTSKEKEDMEMQMKRNTIMELLPVVDNFERARSHLKPQSEGEMTIHKSYQGVYKQLVDCLKRLGVSPMRPEGEEFDPNLHEAVMREPTNEHPEGTVLEELVRGYYLGERVLRHAMVKVAAPREDTPTEQEDESNQENS, from the coding sequence ATGATAGAAGAAAATAAACAAGTAAACAATACAAACCAGCAATTGGGTCAACCAATAGAGGTAAAGCAAGCAATGAAGAGCGACTCCCCAACCGAAAATAACCATAACGAATCTGGCAGCGATGTGACTGAGCAAATGGCGACCCAAAATAATATACCGGGAGAACCTACACTCGCCGAAGAAAATAACGTCGCTGCGGCAGAAAAAATAGAAGTGGATACGCCAGCTTTAGCAGAATTGGCTCAACAACTTGAGTCCATGAAAACGCAACTAGAAGATCGTAGTAATCAATATATGCGGATTGCCGCAGATTTTGAAAATTACCGCAAACGCACCTCCAAAGAAAAAGAAGACATGGAGATGCAGATGAAGCGAAATACAATTATGGAATTGTTGCCTGTTGTTGATAATTTTGAGCGGGCGCGATCGCACCTCAAGCCACAATCTGAAGGTGAAATGACAATTCACAAAAGTTATCAAGGAGTTTATAAACAATTAGTAGATTGTCTCAAACGCTTAGGTGTCTCACCAATGCGGCCTGAAGGTGAAGAATTTGATCCTAATTTGCACGAAGCAGTAATGCGGGAACCTACTAATGAACATCCAGAAGGTACAGTATTAGAGGAGTTAGTACGCGGATATTATTTGGGAGAACGTGTACTGCGCCATGCAATGGTGAAAGTGGCAGCTCCTAGAGAAGATACACCTACAGAGCAAGAAGATGAATCGAATCAAGAAAATAGTTAA
- the dnaK gene encoding molecular chaperone DnaK, with product MGKVIGIDLGTTNSCVAIVEGGQPIVIANSEGGRTTPSIVGFGKSGDLLVGQLAKRQSITNAENTIYSIKRFIGRRWDDTGLERDRVPYNCVKGRDDTVDVQIRGRNYTPQEISAMILQKLKQEAENFLGEEVTQAVITVPAYFTDAQRQATKDAGTIAGLEVLRIINEPTAAALAFGLDKQDQEQLILVFDLGGGTFDVSILQLGDGVFEVKATSGNNQLGGDDFDNCLVLWMVEQFKEQEKIDIAKDKMALQRLREAAEKAKIELSSMVSTSINLPFITADETGPKHLEMELSRSKFEELTAHLIAATIEPMIQALKDADLKPQDIDRIILVGGSTRVPAVLNAVIKFYNGKTPDRSVNPDEAVALGAAVQAGVLGGEVDTLLLLDVTPLSLGLETLGEVFTKIIERNTTIPTSKSQVFSTAVDGQNSVEIHVLQGERAMARDNKTLGKFLLAGIPPAPRGVPQIEVAFDIDVNGILKVAAQDKGTGREQSIRITNTGGLSQTEVERMRQQAELFAEEDKKRKELIELKNQADNLLASYTSTLKENSELIGEKVKASAQEKFTKLQAAMSDPAITAVTFSPILEEFKQTLFAIGADVYKRASSSTDTTPELQEEEKERTDISVTLIEESAMTETAIPQFNFDFDEDNTASADYEAID from the coding sequence ATGGGAAAAGTTATTGGGATCGACTTAGGCACTACTAATAGTTGCGTTGCTATTGTCGAAGGTGGCCAACCAATAGTGATTGCTAATTCCGAAGGGGGACGCACTACTCCTAGTATCGTCGGATTTGGCAAGAGTGGCGACCTTTTAGTTGGTCAGCTGGCTAAACGACAATCCATCACTAATGCCGAAAATACAATTTATAGTATCAAAAGATTTATTGGTCGTCGTTGGGATGATACTGGATTAGAACGCGATCGCGTACCCTATAACTGTGTCAAAGGTCGAGATGATACCGTTGACGTGCAGATTCGCGGTCGTAATTACACACCCCAAGAAATATCTGCCATGATCCTGCAAAAACTCAAACAGGAGGCAGAAAATTTTTTAGGTGAAGAAGTCACTCAAGCCGTGATTACTGTACCAGCATATTTTACAGATGCCCAAAGACAAGCAACTAAAGATGCTGGCACAATTGCTGGCTTAGAAGTTTTACGGATCATCAACGAACCAACCGCAGCAGCTTTAGCCTTTGGTTTAGACAAGCAAGACCAAGAACAACTGATTTTAGTATTCGACTTGGGAGGTGGAACTTTTGATGTCTCTATCCTGCAACTGGGAGATGGAGTTTTTGAAGTTAAAGCCACTAGTGGTAACAATCAACTAGGTGGAGACGACTTTGACAATTGTCTTGTCCTCTGGATGGTAGAGCAATTTAAAGAACAAGAGAAGATCGATATTGCTAAAGATAAAATGGCACTGCAACGTTTGCGGGAAGCAGCGGAAAAGGCCAAAATTGAACTTTCCAGCATGGTAAGTACCTCAATTAACTTGCCATTTATCACTGCTGATGAAACAGGGCCTAAGCATCTGGAGATGGAACTGAGTCGTTCTAAATTTGAAGAACTCACAGCACATTTAATTGCAGCTACCATCGAACCAATGATCCAAGCTCTCAAAGATGCAGACCTCAAACCACAAGATATCGATCGCATTATCTTAGTAGGTGGTTCTACCCGCGTTCCCGCAGTTCTCAATGCTGTAATCAAGTTCTACAATGGCAAAACGCCTGATCGCTCTGTCAACCCTGATGAAGCTGTAGCACTAGGCGCAGCAGTTCAAGCGGGGGTTTTAGGTGGGGAAGTCGATACCCTGTTACTTCTAGATGTCACTCCCTTATCTTTAGGACTAGAAACCCTTGGGGAAGTATTCACTAAAATCATTGAACGTAATACCACCATTCCCACGAGTAAATCCCAAGTCTTTTCTACCGCAGTTGATGGTCAAAATTCCGTGGAAATACACGTTCTTCAAGGAGAACGAGCTATGGCGCGAGATAACAAAACTCTTGGTAAGTTTCTCTTAGCCGGTATTCCTCCTGCTCCTCGTGGTGTACCACAAATTGAGGTAGCTTTTGACATAGATGTTAACGGCATTCTCAAAGTTGCTGCCCAGGACAAAGGTACAGGCAGAGAACAAAGTATTCGCATTACTAATACAGGTGGTTTAAGTCAAACCGAAGTCGAAAGAATGCGGCAACAAGCTGAATTATTTGCCGAAGAAGACAAAAAACGCAAAGAACTGATTGAACTGAAAAACCAAGCAGATAACCTGTTGGCAAGTTACACGTCTACGTTAAAGGAGAATAGTGAATTAATTGGTGAAAAAGTTAAAGCTTCGGCACAGGAGAAATTTACCAAACTCCAAGCGGCCATGAGTGACCCTGCTATCACGGCAGTTACCTTTAGCCCCATCTTAGAGGAATTTAAACAAACTCTGTTTGCGATCGGTGCAGATGTTTATAAACGAGCTAGTAGCTCAACAGACACAACCCCAGAATTACAGGAGGAGGAAAAAGAGCGTACTGATATTTCCGTAACTTTAATAGAGGAAAGTGCTATGACTGAGACAGCAATACCACAATTCAATTTTGATTTTGATGAGGATAATACGGCTTCGGCTGATTACGAAGCGATAGACTAG
- the dnaJ gene encoding molecular chaperone DnaJ, with protein sequence MARDYYEILGVSRDADKEEIKQAYRRQARKYHPDVNKEPGAEERFKEINRAYEVLSEPETRERYNRFGEAGVSGAAAGAGFQDMGDMGGFADIFESIFSGFAGGMGSPTQQQRRRSGPVRGDDLRLDLKLDFREAVFGGEKEIRISHLETCEVCSGSGAKPGTRPRTCATCAGSGQVRRVTRTPFGSFTQVSTCPTCNGTGTVVEDKCDACDGKGANQVTKKLKITIPAGVDNGTRLRISQEGDAGQRGGPPGDLYVYLFVNEDEEFQRDGINVISEIKLSYLQAILGCRLEVNTVDGLVELMIPPGTQPNTVMKLENRGVPRLGNPVSRGDHMLTVSIDIPNKITPEERELLEKLAKIKGDRTGKGGQGFLGNLFK encoded by the coding sequence ATGGCCCGCGACTATTATGAAATTTTGGGTGTCTCTCGTGACGCCGACAAAGAAGAAATTAAACAGGCTTATCGCCGCCAAGCCCGGAAGTATCACCCAGATGTGAACAAAGAACCTGGTGCTGAAGAACGGTTCAAGGAAATCAACCGCGCTTATGAAGTGCTGTCTGAGCCAGAAACCCGCGAGCGTTATAACCGTTTTGGTGAAGCTGGTGTATCTGGTGCTGCTGCTGGCGCTGGCTTCCAAGATATGGGGGATATGGGCGGTTTTGCTGATATCTTTGAAAGCATATTCAGTGGCTTTGCTGGCGGAATGGGTAGTCCAACCCAGCAGCAAAGACGACGTAGTGGACCTGTGCGGGGTGATGATCTACGTCTAGACCTGAAGTTAGATTTTCGGGAAGCGGTATTTGGTGGCGAAAAAGAAATTCGGATTTCTCATCTAGAAACTTGTGAAGTTTGTAGCGGTTCTGGTGCTAAACCAGGAACTCGTCCCCGAACTTGTGCAACTTGTGCTGGTTCTGGTCAAGTCAGACGTGTGACGAGAACGCCTTTTGGCAGCTTTACCCAAGTCTCTACTTGTCCCACTTGCAATGGAACGGGAACAGTAGTTGAAGATAAATGTGATGCTTGCGACGGTAAAGGCGCAAATCAGGTCACGAAAAAATTGAAAATTACTATTCCAGCTGGGGTAGATAATGGTACCCGTTTGCGGATCTCCCAAGAAGGTGATGCTGGCCAACGCGGAGGCCCACCTGGAGATTTGTATGTCTATTTGTTTGTCAATGAAGATGAGGAATTCCAGCGCGATGGAATTAATGTTATTTCGGAAATTAAACTCAGCTATTTGCAAGCAATTTTAGGCTGCCGTTTGGAGGTGAATACTGTGGATGGACTTGTGGAGTTAATGATTCCCCCAGGAACTCAGCCCAATACGGTAATGAAGCTGGAAAATCGCGGTGTTCCTCGTTTGGGAAATCCTGTGAGTCGGGGAGATCATATGCTAACAGTGTCAATTGATATTCCCAATAAGATTACCCCAGAAGAGAGAGAACTACTGGAGAAACTAGCTAAAATTAAGGGAGATAGGACTGGTAAAGGTGGTCAAGGTTTTTTGGGAAATTTATTTAAGTAA
- a CDS encoding sulfurtransferase TusA family protein, whose amino-acid sequence MSVSSLLTPDAQLDLRGTPCPINFVRTKLRLEQMPDGGLLEVWLDAGEPIEQVPDSLTMAGFQVETITDCSGYFSLLVRRPVVAE is encoded by the coding sequence ATGAGTGTATCTTCCCTGTTAACTCCTGATGCTCAACTGGATTTGCGCGGTACTCCTTGTCCGATTAATTTTGTGCGGACAAAACTCCGTTTGGAGCAAATGCCAGATGGTGGTTTGTTGGAAGTCTGGTTAGATGCTGGAGAACCTATTGAACAAGTTCCTGATAGCCTCACAATGGCAGGTTTTCAAGTAGAAACTATTACAGATTGTTCTGGCTATTTTTCTCTGTTAGTACGCCGTCCTGTAGTTGCCGAATGA
- the rsgA gene encoding small ribosomal subunit biogenesis GTPase RsgA, which produces MKGETVANGHLWGTVLAVQANFYRVQMDEEAGVQGCRGAEENYRVPNPQSPIPSPQYLLCTRRTRLKKIGQQVMVGDRVIVEEPDWSGGRGAIGDVLPRHSELDRPAIANVNQILLVFAVADPPLEPVQLSRFLIKAESTGVDVLLCLNKCDLISPLEKQQISDRLLAWGYQPLFISVQNQINIDHIANYLNNKITVIAGPSGVGKSSLINGLIPDINLRVGEVSGKLARGRHTTRHVELFEMPSGGLLADTPGFNQPDLDCSPEELIYYFPEARKQLEIASCRFSDCTHRDEPDCAVGKDWERYTHYLEFLGDAIARQTHLKQQADPESSLKLKSKGKGQSQYEPKLESKKYRRISRKTQLQDLQELYRESEE; this is translated from the coding sequence ATGAAGGGTGAAACTGTTGCTAATGGACATTTATGGGGTACGGTGTTAGCTGTACAGGCTAATTTTTATCGGGTACAGATGGATGAGGAAGCAGGGGTGCAGGGGTGCAGAGGAGCAGAGGAGAATTACCGAGTCCCCAATCCCCAGTCTCCAATACCCAGCCCCCAATACCTCCTCTGTACACGCAGAACACGCCTGAAAAAAATTGGTCAACAGGTGATGGTGGGCGATCGCGTTATTGTAGAAGAACCTGATTGGTCTGGGGGACGGGGAGCTATTGGTGATGTTCTCCCCCGACATAGTGAGTTAGACAGACCAGCGATCGCTAATGTTAACCAAATTCTACTGGTATTTGCGGTAGCTGATCCGCCTTTAGAACCTGTCCAATTGAGTAGATTTTTAATTAAAGCTGAGTCTACAGGCGTTGATGTGCTGCTGTGTTTGAATAAATGTGATCTAATTTCCCCCCTTGAAAAACAGCAAATTAGCGATCGCTTACTGGCTTGGGGTTATCAACCACTTTTTATCAGTGTTCAAAACCAAATTAATATTGACCACATAGCAAATTATTTAAACAATAAAATTACTGTGATTGCTGGGCCTTCCGGTGTGGGAAAATCAAGCTTGATTAATGGACTAATTCCCGATATCAACCTGCGCGTGGGAGAAGTTTCTGGGAAATTAGCCCGTGGTCGCCATACCACCCGTCATGTAGAATTATTTGAAATGCCCAGTGGTGGTTTACTGGCTGATACTCCCGGTTTTAATCAACCTGATTTGGATTGTAGCCCAGAAGAATTAATTTACTATTTCCCAGAAGCCAGAAAACAATTAGAAATTGCTAGTTGTCGGTTTAGTGATTGTACCCATCGAGATGAGCCGGATTGTGCTGTGGGTAAGGACTGGGAACGATATACACATTATTTAGAATTTTTAGGGGATGCGATCGCACGTCAAACCCATCTTAAACAGCAAGCTGATCCCGAATCTAGTCTGAAGTTAAAATCCAAAGGCAAAGGTCAGAGTCAGTACGAGCCAAAGCTAGAAAGTAAAAAATATCGCCGCATTTCCCGCAAAACTCAATTACAAGACTTACAGGAGTTATATCGAGAAAGTGAGGAATAG